The Solanum pennellii chromosome 4, SPENNV200 genomic interval AGATTGTGTATCTAACCTGTTTGGTGAAAGAATTTGGGtttatttcattgttaattCTTACAATCAGATAGTGAAGTAACTATAGGTGCGTTATCATGTTAGTCAGACTTCCATTTTTTCTacttgttgtttattttttagaagTGGCTAAGAAGTATGAACACACTGCAAGAACAAGTTATTACCTGAGTTTTACATCAAATTTGGGCTAACATGTGTATGCCTGGCCCTGTATGTTACCATTTCAAAGGAGGAAAACTCATTTTGGACTAAGAAACAGCTTTGTTATAATGTTGGtgttgttttgttattttgtgtGTGTTCTTGTATATGGTCATAGGATAGAAGTTCTCAAACATGTTTGGATATATGCATGTTTTGGAATGTAAAACGATAATTGACTAAGCAGTAAAATTTCTCTGGCCATCAACTGGTTAAGTAGctttaaatttgtatttgcATGATGTTGATGCCATGCAAGCTAAACTTAGTATTTAAGTGGTGAAGGGTAGAAGGGTGTGGCTGTTATGCCGAGCTCCAATAGGTCATAAGGGTTGGCATTAGACAGATTTTGTGATCATAAAAAATTGTCATGAGATGGAGTTTAAATGGTGTGACATGCTAAGTGAGGATTCACGTATTCGACTTCCACTTGTTTGGGACCGAGGCATAGTTGTTAGTTTCTATTGGTGTTGTATCAACACTCGGGTAGCTAAACCATTGAGAACCACCATCTCCAAACTGAAGATTCTTTAGAAGTTTAAACTTATCTATGATTATAATTGTTAATTTTTCAGCCATTAAGctctatatatgtatatatctggAAAACTAAAACTTCATTCTCTTTTCAGTTGTCTCTTACCAAATAAGCTAATGGGTGACAAGAAGAAGGCTGGTGCTCTATTCGTGAGGCTTGTTTCAACTGCTGGAACTGGATTTTTCTatgtgaagaagaagaccaaaacTCTTATAACGAATCAGACGAAGCTTGAATTTAGAAAGTTTGATCCTCGAGTGAATTGTCATGTTCTCTTCAAGGAAGAAAAGATGAAGTGATGCAAACGCCAAACTTTTTGCCAAATCCTCTTTTTAACGGTTAGCTTTCATTTTTGCAGCAGCCACACAGTTGTGAAATTAGACAACAGGACCTTTTGCTCACTTGTGCTACCACAATAAAGTAAGTTTGTTTAGTTCTATCTATGCAATTCTCTGAGTTCGTTCGTGATCATGTTGAATGAATATAGTTAGAGAAGAGTGACTTTGGACGAACAATTCCATCAATTTACATGTATGATTCTTAaggttgatttgatttgatattttcttgaactCCCCTATGTTTGATTGTTGAGGTTTTATCTATGGCAATCAACACGGGTTGAACCCGTAACGGACACCTAACTTACatattattacatttttttcctGGGCATGGTAGCTAATGGAAaaccaatatatcaaaataacatatcataaaattaatactaTACAACCACCACATATTTTACCATTGAGCACTTCAAAAAGATGGCTCTCACAAGATTTGTGTATCTCAATCcaactaattaaaaatatatattacaaacCAAACAATCAGAAACAAATTGTCTCAAAACACAAATGAAAACTAACAATAATTACAAGAGGAAAAGGCAAGCCGACAGTTACAACAAATAGATATTCAGTGGAATTCCATAAGTGGGATTACGGGATGATGTTACGTAGAGATTGAGAGACGCCTTCTGATAACCGAACTAACAATTGCAAAGTGAAATTTTACATGTCTCTAAGCAATGAGGAAAGGCAGAATAGTCAGCATGAAGGAATCATAAGTAAATGTTGCTGAGCCAGAGTATGTAATATCCTTCTCCTTGAATTTCTCCGTCAGTCCCTGCACATATACACGACTTTGTGAGAATCGAAtgacatgacatgtttaagatcatAACATACGCCTCTTAGTCATTTTTAGTTTAAGACAACAAGAATTAAAAGTCTTCTTTGCGATCTTTAAGATTCAGACCAACATTCTCATTTTTCCCCAATGAACCTTTCTTATATGAATAGCATGACACGTTCAAGAGCAGAAGATATAAAgagtactttttatatattatatacctTTTGGGTCTCTATCTTGGCCTAAGGTTTGCATATACTTTATCCTCCTCAAACAACACATATGGGATTATAATAGATATGTTATTGTATAAAGACAAGATTCTAAGATTTCTTTAGTGGAAATACATAATTACCCCATTGAATTTATACCTTTTTTTCAAGTAGACACTTTAATTTTGCGGGGGTCCTATCACCCCACGAAACAATCCAAATCCACAATAAATACAtcattttgacccattttcacAGCAATTGTAATTTCACATTAGAAAAGCGCGTGAAAGGGTAAACTTGCAGCCCCAAACCAATGGAAAACTTACATATGGCATTGTTAAACCAAAGTGAAAAGAGACCCATATTTCTTCTTCCCCAAATCACCATTAATGGCTGTTGAGAGCTTTTCTCAACAGCAAAAGTTGGTTCTTTACTACGGAAAGCGAATTTCTTTACTATATTCTCTATCATCAAGTTTCAGCAATCCATCTTAAGGCCTTTTATTAGAAAAATCTACTTAACAACGACATAATACTTGGTCAATTTAGCATTTAATTACCTTTTAACAAAGAAATTTTAACCCATTTACGTTCACATAGTTTTTCAAGAACAAAAGTATCAAGAATCTACTCGTACAAATTCAAAATGTGAAATTCACTTATAGAACTCAAATCTAGTCTTGATTTCGAAATACCCACAAAGCTAAAAAAGATTAAACTGATTTTTGGgagaaaatttgaaatcaaacaCTAAACTAAAAAATAGCACACAAAACttacacaaatatatatttacaaggaaattcaaaaaaaaaaaaatcttctgaAGTGAAGTAAAGCCAAAGAATTAGGAAAAGAAATTGCAAAGGATGAACAtgattctttctaaaaaaaatttatgggtTAAAATGTGAGTGGGTCAGAGTTTTACCTGATCCGCTATTAAAcaagtaagaaaaataaaaaaaacattattttatttggggGGTgaaacacacacacatattaTGAGAGTGCaaatattgtaaaaaatatgtatttaaaattgTTAGAAATAGTCGAATAGGGTAATAGGACCCCCGCAAACTTTAGATGTGTACTTCAAAAAAGGGTACATGTTTGATGGAGTAATTATGTATTTCCTCATTTCTTTATGATCTTAAACTTTGAGACCAACATTTCATTTCATCCTCAATGAACCTTCCTTATAAGAATGACATGGCATGTTTAACGTCAAAAGATATAAAGGGTAtttttgatatgttatataCACCTTTTAGTGTAAGACGATTTTAAAGTATGTAATCAGTCAAACTAAGACACATGATAAAACGGAAGGGGGGACAAAAGAAGCTTACCTTGACAGTGAGGCAGCACCTAAATCAAGTCCATGAAACAAAAGGAGAAAACACTAAAGTtagtaaaaatagaagaaaataatgttagGGAAGTGATAAATTGTTAAGGAAACATACTCAATGAAGTTATCATATTCAATGGCCTTGTTCAGTCCACCAGTTTTGTCAAACTTGGAAACCAGCAACTCCAAAACAGGACCATATACAGCATATCCCAAGCTATGTAAGGCCTCTCTTAATTCAGAGGAATCAATTTTTCCACTCCTATCCTTGtcaaatctttcaaaaattgCCTACATATATTACAAAAATTGCCTACATATATTACAAGTTTTTCAATAAGATATAGCATATAAAGAAACACATCTctcaaatttgagaaaaaagtaAATGCACAAAGTCATGTTGCTCGTgattctccaaaaatgttgTCGCAATCATGTCGATCCTCAAAAtatacactacttttggagaatcaGACATGCATCCGTCGATATTTTtaagagtctgagcaacatagatCCAAAGGTGGCTATGAGAAATTCAACTTCAACTTACACTCCAGTTCTGAAGACTATAGAAGACTGCAGTGAATTCTTTGGGACCTGcttccatttaaaaaaaaggttggATTATATGAAAAGAGTTGATggtaaaaaaaaacctaaagtATCATCTTTTCAATTTAGCATAATCCACCCTTAATTTGACTTCCATGGACAACTACGCCCTCAAATtttgagtgtgcacaagtaaacacttaaactttataaaattaaacaagtaaacacatgtgtcctacatgacataatTCACGTAGTAATGTAGGATAAAATTGTCATGTTAGGGTGCCATGTAGGAAGaatgtgtttatttgttcaactttatacaagtttgaaTGTCTAATTGTGTAAACCCAAAGTTAAAGGTCATAGATGCCATGTTAAgagtcatgtttatgtattatgactttCAATTTTTGCTAATACCATAACTCAACAATTCATTTTTCTATTTAACTACCTAAATTATCACCATTTTGCAAATTTCATACCTCAACTATCCATTGTTCTATTTAACTACCTAACCTATCACTAGGGGTGTCAATGATACGGTTCAGTTggttattatttaaaattatcattccAATTTCTCAggtattttataatatataatcaaaattaaattttttaaaaccatCCCAATCATATCAGTTTCTCTTTGGTATCGGTACGATTCTGTTAATTTCCGGTTTTTACTACTTTTAAAATACCACTCAAAATAGACtactattaaaatatttctttcataaatatgttcttgaagaaacattttaatttttcaccaAGAAGACAAGAATGTAAACTTTATTATTGTATTGTTTGATCTTAAATATTAATAGAAGTGTTTGCATAGGTTTTGTTGTATTGTTTGATGGAGTATCTATTacaatatcttttaattttaaacctAATTAAGTAAATGCTAATTA includes:
- the LOC107016225 gene encoding uncharacterized protein LOC107016225, which encodes MGDKKKAGALFVRLVSTAGTGFFYVKKKTKTLITNQTKLEFRKFDPRVNCHVLFKEEKMK
- the LOC107016285 gene encoding probable calcium-binding protein CML49 isoform X2 is translated as MPSIFPPGTDPTVMSCFQMADQDGSGFIDDKELQKALSSYNQSFGLRTVHLLMYLFTNTNIRTIGPKEFTAVFYSLQNWSAIFERFDKDRSGKIDSSELREALHSLGYAVYGPVLELLVSKFDKTGGLNKAIEYDNFIECCLTVKGLTEKFKEKDITYSGSATFTYDSFMLTILPFLIA